A region from the Streptomyces tsukubensis genome encodes:
- a CDS encoding OsmC family protein, translating into MATTRTAHTVWEGNLLQGSGNVTFDSSGIGTQPVSWPSRAEQANGKTSPEELIAAAHSSCFSMALSHGLAGAGNPPTRLETKADVTFQPGEGITGIHLTVRGEVPGIDAEAFAEAAEGAKKNCPVSQALTGTTITLTAELV; encoded by the coding sequence ATGGCCACGACTCGCACGGCGCACACGGTCTGGGAGGGCAACCTCCTCCAGGGCTCGGGCAACGTCACCTTCGACTCCTCCGGCATCGGCACCCAGCCGGTCTCCTGGCCCTCCCGCGCCGAGCAGGCCAACGGCAAGACCAGCCCGGAGGAGCTGATCGCGGCCGCCCACTCCAGCTGCTTCTCGATGGCGCTCTCGCACGGTCTGGCGGGCGCGGGCAACCCGCCCACCCGTCTGGAGACCAAGGCGGACGTCACGTTCCAGCCCGGTGAGGGCATCACCGGCATCCACCTGACGGTCCGCGGCGAGGTTCCCGGCATCGACGCCGAAGCCTTCGCCGAGGCGGCCGAGGGCGCCAAGAAGAACTGCCCGGTCAGCCAGGCCCTCACCGGCACGACCATCACCCTCACCGCCGAACTGGTCTGA
- the murC gene encoding UDP-N-acetylmuramate--L-alanine ligase, which translates to MASAIPTAMEQPHFIGIGGAGMSGIAKILASRGAKVAGSDAKESPTADALRALGATVHIGHRAEYLASGASCVVVSSAIRADNPELLRAAELSVPVVHRSDALASLMDGLRPIAVAGTHGKTTTTSMLAVALTELGLDPSYAIGGDLAGPGTNARHGEGEIFVAEADESDRSFHKYAPEVAIVLNVELDHHANYASLDEIHESFETFAGRIVPGGTLVVFADQDGAVELARRVHGRDGLKVVTYGESASADVRVVRIVPEGLTSSVTVVLDGRELTFTVSVPGRHYALNAVAALTAGAALGVPADELAGAIGAYTGVGRRLQLKGEAAGVRVIDSYAHHPTEMTADLEAMRGAAADSRLLVVFQPHLFSRTQELGKEMGEALALADASLVLDIYPAREDPIPGITSALIVDAARAAGAGVTPVHDRETVAAAVAGMAGPGDLVLTMGAGDVTDLGPVILDRLSGRTPSP; encoded by the coding sequence ATGGCATCCGCCATCCCCACCGCCATGGAACAGCCCCACTTCATCGGCATCGGCGGTGCCGGGATGTCCGGCATCGCCAAGATCCTCGCCAGCCGTGGGGCGAAGGTGGCGGGCAGCGATGCCAAGGAGTCGCCCACGGCGGACGCCCTGCGGGCCCTCGGGGCCACCGTCCACATCGGCCACCGGGCCGAATATCTGGCCTCGGGCGCGAGCTGCGTCGTCGTCTCCAGCGCCATCCGCGCCGACAACCCCGAGCTGCTGCGCGCCGCCGAACTGTCCGTCCCCGTCGTCCACCGCTCCGACGCGCTGGCCTCCCTGATGGACGGGTTGCGCCCGATCGCGGTCGCCGGCACCCACGGCAAGACCACCACCACATCCATGCTGGCCGTCGCCCTCACCGAGCTGGGGCTCGACCCCTCGTACGCCATCGGCGGCGATCTCGCGGGCCCCGGCACCAACGCCCGGCACGGCGAGGGCGAGATCTTCGTCGCCGAGGCCGACGAGAGCGACCGCAGCTTCCACAAGTACGCCCCCGAGGTCGCGATCGTCCTCAACGTGGAGCTGGACCACCACGCGAACTACGCCTCCCTCGACGAGATCCACGAGTCCTTCGAGACCTTCGCCGGACGGATCGTCCCCGGCGGCACGCTGGTGGTCTTCGCCGACCAGGACGGCGCCGTCGAACTGGCCCGGCGGGTGCACGGCAGGGACGGGCTCAAGGTCGTCACGTACGGCGAGTCCGCGTCCGCCGACGTCCGGGTGGTACGGATCGTCCCCGAGGGCCTGACCAGCTCGGTCACCGTCGTCCTCGACGGCCGCGAGCTGACCTTCACGGTCTCGGTGCCCGGCCGCCACTACGCCCTCAACGCCGTCGCCGCGCTCACCGCGGGCGCCGCCCTCGGCGTCCCGGCCGACGAGCTGGCCGGGGCCATCGGCGCCTACACCGGTGTGGGGCGCCGCCTCCAGCTCAAGGGCGAGGCGGCCGGGGTGCGGGTCATCGACTCCTACGCCCACCACCCGACCGAGATGACCGCCGATCTGGAGGCGATGCGGGGCGCGGCCGCGGACTCCCGGCTGCTCGTCGTCTTCCAGCCGCACCTGTTCTCCCGCACCCAGGAGCTGGGCAAGGAGATGGGCGAGGCGCTGGCCCTCGCCGACGCCTCCCTGGTGCTCGACATCTACCCGGCCCGGGAGGACCCGATCCCCGGGATCACCAGCGCCCTGATCGTCGACGCCGCGCGGGCCGCGGGCGCCGGGGTCACCCCGGTCCATGACCGGGAGACCGTGGCCGCCGCCGTCGCGGGAATGGCCGGACCCGGTGACCTCGTTCTCACCATGGGCGCCGGAGACGTGACCGACCTCGGTCCGGTGATCCTGGACCGTCTCTCCGGCCGGACTCCGTCCCCCTGA
- the zapE gene encoding cell division protein ZapE → MSCSLARRLQWGTVSTRATSSPIEPGPPHSLCERRPQVSVERLVDELEPPWRFEGVRFDTYIPDPNHPSQADAVTRLAAFAAGVGAERRDPGGIRGWFSRKPAAPTGPRGVYLDGGYGVGKTHLLASVWHAAPVPAHQKAFGTFVELTNLVGALGFRDTVRVLGGYRLLCIDEFELDDPGDTVLVSSLLSKLVEAGVSLAATSNTLPGKLGEGRFAAADFLREIQGLSAHFQPLRIDGEDYRHRGLPEAPPPYADEVVAKTARTTSGASLDHFPHLLGHLSQVHPSRYGALIEGVRLVCLTGVAPVPDQSTALRLVVLADRLYDAEIPVIASGVPFDRLFGEDMLRGGYRKKYYRAISRLTALARDAKPLGDTDGAS, encoded by the coding sequence ATGTCCTGCAGTCTCGCACGGCGCTTACAGTGGGGAACTGTGTCGACTCGTGCCACCAGCAGCCCCATAGAACCCGGCCCGCCCCACTCCCTGTGCGAGCGCCGGCCGCAGGTCTCCGTCGAGAGACTGGTGGACGAGCTGGAGCCGCCGTGGCGCTTCGAAGGGGTCCGCTTCGACACCTACATCCCGGATCCGAACCACCCCAGCCAGGCGGACGCGGTAACCCGGCTGGCGGCCTTCGCGGCCGGGGTCGGCGCGGAGCGCCGGGACCCCGGCGGTATCCGGGGCTGGTTCTCCCGCAAGCCCGCCGCGCCCACCGGGCCGCGCGGCGTCTATCTCGACGGCGGTTACGGCGTCGGCAAGACCCATCTGCTGGCCTCCGTCTGGCACGCGGCCCCCGTTCCCGCCCACCAGAAGGCCTTCGGCACCTTCGTGGAGCTGACCAACCTGGTCGGCGCGCTCGGCTTCCGGGACACCGTCCGCGTCCTCGGCGGCTACCGGCTGCTCTGCATCGACGAGTTCGAACTGGACGACCCGGGCGATACGGTCCTGGTGTCGTCGCTGCTGTCGAAGCTGGTCGAGGCCGGTGTCTCCCTGGCCGCCACCTCCAACACCCTGCCCGGGAAACTGGGCGAGGGCCGGTTCGCCGCCGCCGACTTCCTCCGCGAGATCCAGGGGCTGTCCGCACACTTCCAGCCGCTCCGCATCGACGGCGAGGACTACCGCCACCGCGGGCTGCCCGAAGCCCCGCCGCCGTACGCCGACGAGGTCGTCGCCAAGACCGCGCGGACCACGTCCGGTGCCTCCCTGGACCACTTCCCCCATCTGCTCGGCCACCTCTCCCAGGTGCACCCCAGCCGTTACGGGGCCCTGATCGAAGGCGTCCGGCTGGTCTGCCTCACCGGGGTCGCGCCCGTACCGGACCAGTCGACGGCACTGCGCCTGGTGGTGCTCGCCGACCGGCTGTACGACGCCGAGATCCCGGTGATCGCCTCCGGGGTCCCCTTCGACCGGCTCTTCGGCGAGGACATGCTGCGCGGCGGCTACCGCAAGAAGTACTACCGCGCGATCTCCCGCCTCACCGCGCTGGCCCGGGACGCCAAGCCCCTCGGGGACACCGACGGCGCCTCCTGA
- the treY gene encoding malto-oligosyltrehalose synthase — protein sequence MTPTSTYRLQLQPAFPFARAAAVLPYLAGLGVSHLHLSPVLEAVPGSTHGYDVTDPTRVREELGGEEGLRSLARAAREHGMGLVVDIVPNHMALVPRHSPALWDVLRHGPDSPYARWFDIDWDAGGGRLLLPVLAGRFGDELPRLRISGDAGGTVAYGEHRFPLRPGTGPGVGPADLVSVLDAQWYRLGWWRLARTELNHRRFFTVAELIGVRVEDPEVFDATHAKILELVRDGVVEGLRVDHPDGLADPEAYLRRLAGATGGACWTVVEKILTGEEQLPASWPVAGTTGYDALHRIDGLFTDPEGAAELAFQYREFTGLPADRGGRWEPTRLRAAHRTAGRELGSELAALTRLAVRACAADPALRDHAPWALSTAIRELLVRLPVYRPYRTGGSTASEVLTPAAAVAAKTVFASAEEAGAVDAVRDLALGRAGDGPDREAFRARFAQTASAVRAKSVEDTAYYRWTPLLSANEVGGDPARPAVSPAEFHAYARRIARDHPANGTVLTTHDTKRSADVRAGIAVLSQAPELWAGFLERVTAEAARQPGGRAPDPQLAWAAWQTALGFGFPYEERLRAALLKGAREAALRTSWAEPDEAYEAALAAFVAAGPAGPPLYSVASFARELEPYVRADVLGSVLLQLTMPGVPDVYQGTERDYRALVDPDNRAPFEEGPATAKTALTRAALTLRRERPEVFGASGTYTPLAVSGPAEGHCVAYCRTGEVVAAVTRLSLRLERAGGWRGTEVELPDGVWADALSGREVRGGRRVAAAELFLDGPVALLVRERDGDDR from the coding sequence ATGACGCCCACCTCCACCTACCGCCTCCAGCTCCAGCCCGCGTTCCCGTTCGCCCGGGCCGCCGCCGTCCTGCCGTACCTCGCCGGGCTGGGGGTGTCCCATCTCCATCTGTCCCCGGTCCTGGAGGCCGTCCCGGGCTCCACCCACGGCTACGACGTCACCGACCCCACCCGGGTCCGGGAGGAACTGGGCGGCGAGGAGGGCCTGCGGTCCCTGGCCCGGGCCGCCCGGGAGCACGGTATGGGCCTGGTCGTGGACATCGTGCCCAACCACATGGCGCTGGTGCCGCGCCACAGCCCCGCCCTGTGGGACGTACTGCGCCACGGCCCGGACTCGCCGTACGCCCGCTGGTTCGACATCGACTGGGACGCGGGCGGCGGACGGCTGCTGCTGCCGGTGCTGGCCGGGCGGTTCGGGGACGAGCTGCCGCGGCTGCGGATCTCGGGGGACGCCGGGGGCACCGTCGCGTACGGGGAGCACCGCTTCCCCCTGCGCCCCGGCACCGGGCCCGGTGTCGGGCCCGCGGACCTGGTCTCCGTACTGGACGCCCAGTGGTACCGGCTGGGCTGGTGGCGGCTGGCCCGTACCGAGCTGAACCACCGGCGGTTCTTCACCGTCGCGGAGCTGATCGGGGTCCGGGTGGAGGATCCGGAGGTCTTCGACGCCACCCATGCCAAGATCCTGGAGCTGGTGCGGGACGGGGTCGTGGAGGGGCTGCGGGTCGACCATCCGGACGGGCTCGCCGACCCGGAGGCCTATCTGCGCAGGCTCGCCGGGGCGACCGGCGGGGCCTGCTGGACGGTGGTGGAGAAGATCCTCACCGGGGAGGAGCAGCTCCCGGCGTCCTGGCCGGTGGCCGGGACCACCGGGTACGACGCGCTGCACCGTATCGACGGACTGTTCACCGATCCCGAGGGCGCGGCGGAACTGGCCTTCCAGTACCGGGAGTTCACCGGTCTGCCCGCCGACCGGGGCGGCCGCTGGGAGCCGACCCGGCTCCGCGCCGCCCACCGGACGGCGGGTCGTGAGCTGGGGTCGGAGCTCGCGGCGCTGACCCGGCTGGCGGTCCGGGCCTGCGCCGCCGACCCCGCGCTGCGGGACCATGCGCCGTGGGCGCTGTCCACCGCGATCCGCGAACTCCTGGTCCGGCTGCCGGTGTACCGGCCGTACCGGACCGGTGGCAGCACGGCGTCCGAGGTGCTCACCCCGGCCGCCGCGGTCGCCGCGAAGACCGTGTTCGCATCCGCGGAGGAGGCGGGGGCCGTGGACGCGGTACGGGATCTGGCGCTGGGGCGGGCGGGCGACGGCCCGGACCGGGAGGCGTTCCGGGCCCGGTTCGCGCAGACCGCGTCGGCGGTACGGGCCAAGTCGGTGGAGGACACCGCGTACTACCGCTGGACCCCGCTGCTGAGCGCGAACGAGGTCGGCGGCGATCCGGCCCGCCCGGCGGTGAGCCCGGCGGAGTTCCATGCCTACGCCCGCCGGATCGCCCGCGACCACCCCGCCAACGGGACCGTGCTGACCACCCACGACACCAAGCGCAGCGCCGATGTGCGGGCCGGGATCGCCGTACTGTCGCAGGCTCCGGAGCTGTGGGCGGGCTTCCTGGAGCGGGTGACCGCGGAGGCGGCCCGGCAGCCGGGCGGCCGGGCACCCGATCCGCAGCTGGCGTGGGCGGCGTGGCAGACGGCGCTCGGTTTCGGTTTCCCCTACGAGGAGCGGCTGCGGGCGGCGCTGCTGAAGGGGGCGCGGGAGGCGGCGCTGCGCACGAGCTGGGCGGAGCCCGACGAGGCGTACGAAGCGGCCCTGGCGGCGTTCGTGGCCGCGGGCCCGGCCGGTCCCCCGCTGTACTCGGTGGCGTCGTTCGCCAGGGAGCTGGAGCCGTACGTCCGGGCGGACGTCCTGGGCTCGGTGCTGCTCCAGCTGACGATGCCGGGGGTGCCGGACGTCTATCAGGGCACCGAGCGGGACTACCGGGCGCTGGTGGACCCGGACAACCGGGCTCCCTTCGAGGAGGGGCCGGCCACCGCGAAGACGGCGCTGACCCGGGCCGCGCTGACTCTGCGGCGGGAGCGGCCCGAGGTGTTCGGCGCCTCGGGGACGTACACCCCGCTGGCGGTGTCCGGCCCGGCGGAGGGGCACTGTGTGGCGTACTGCCGTACGGGTGAGGTGGTGGCGGCCGTTACCCGGCTCTCCCTGCGGCTGGAGCGGGCGGGCGGCTGGCGGGGTACGGAGGTGGAGCTGCCGGACGGGGTCTGGGCGGACGCGCTGTCCGGCCGGGAGGTGCGCGGGGGCCGCCGGGTGGCGGCGGCGGAGCTGTTCCTGGACGGCCCGGTGGCCCTGCTGGTCCGGGAACGGGACGGCGACGACCGCTGA
- a CDS encoding DUF1707 and FHA domain-containing protein, producing the protein MTSSLPSPSPGFSGHPVPVRPSDAERDRVVDVLREGAAAGRLSHDTFLRRMELALAARSPEELAVLTADLRADEPGLAVRLVRSVGGVSAFVVRLRRAWTAEKLPPLLLPEPGPYPLRIGRDPGNGLRLTHESVSRAHAELSLRGAGWVLRDLGSMNGTTVNGQRVAGAVPVRDGDVVSFGQIAFRLTAR; encoded by the coding sequence GTGACCTCCTCCCTGCCGTCCCCGTCCCCGGGGTTCTCCGGACACCCCGTTCCCGTGCGGCCGTCCGACGCCGAACGGGACCGGGTGGTGGACGTCCTCCGGGAGGGTGCCGCCGCGGGCAGGCTCTCCCACGACACGTTCCTGCGCCGGATGGAGCTGGCGCTCGCGGCCCGCAGCCCCGAGGAGCTGGCGGTCCTCACCGCCGACCTCCGGGCCGACGAGCCGGGGCTCGCGGTGCGGCTCGTCCGCTCCGTCGGCGGGGTCTCCGCGTTCGTGGTCAGGCTGCGCCGCGCCTGGACCGCCGAGAAGCTGCCGCCGCTGCTGCTGCCGGAACCCGGCCCGTACCCCCTGCGGATAGGGCGGGACCCGGGCAACGGACTGCGGCTGACGCACGAGAGCGTCTCCCGCGCCCATGCCGAGCTGAGCCTGCGCGGGGCGGGGTGGGTGCTGCGCGACCTCGGCTCGATGAACGGCACGACGGTGAACGGGCAGCGGGTCGCGGGCGCGGTGCCGGTGCGCGACGGGGACGTCGTCTCCTTCGGGCAGATCGCCTTCCGGCTCACCGCCCGCTGA
- a CDS encoding pyrimidine reductase family protein, with product MRRLLPVTDQTADDDREWSLEELAELYSYPEPDAKQGGAPGAWLRGNMVSSLDGAAQHDGASQPLSGPADMRIFGVLRALCDVVIAGAETVRREGYRPARAREAFAARRAAAGQTPAPAIAVVSASLELDFTAPLFTEPLVPTLILTGAGAPAERVRAARLAGADVVQAGDGPGVDPAAAVAALAERGLTRQLTEGGPRLLGRFVAAGVLDELCLTVAPVLTAGDAQRITNGPGTAVPERFALVSVLEEAGFLFTRYRRI from the coding sequence ATGCGACGCCTGCTCCCTGTGACCGATCAGACAGCCGATGACGACCGAGAGTGGTCGCTGGAGGAGCTGGCCGAGCTCTACTCCTACCCGGAGCCGGATGCGAAGCAGGGCGGGGCGCCGGGGGCGTGGCTGCGCGGGAACATGGTGTCGTCGCTGGACGGCGCGGCCCAGCACGACGGTGCCTCGCAGCCGCTGTCCGGACCGGCCGATATGCGGATCTTCGGGGTGCTGCGGGCGCTCTGCGACGTGGTGATCGCCGGTGCTGAGACGGTCCGCCGCGAGGGCTACCGGCCCGCCAGGGCCCGCGAGGCCTTCGCGGCGCGGCGGGCGGCCGCCGGACAGACCCCGGCCCCGGCGATCGCGGTGGTCAGTGCCTCCCTGGAGCTGGACTTCACGGCGCCGCTGTTCACCGAGCCGCTGGTGCCGACGCTGATCCTGACGGGCGCCGGGGCGCCCGCCGAGCGGGTCCGGGCGGCCCGGCTGGCGGGCGCGGACGTCGTGCAGGCCGGGGACGGGCCCGGGGTGGACCCGGCGGCGGCCGTCGCGGCGCTGGCCGAACGAGGGCTGACCCGCCAGCTCACCGAGGGCGGCCCGAGGCTGCTGGGCCGGTTCGTGGCGGCCGGGGTGCTGGACGAGCTCTGTCTGACGGTGGCGCCGGTCCTCACGGCGGGGGACGCCCAGCGGATCACGAACGGCCCCGGAACAGCCGTACCCGAACGGTTCGCACTGGTGTCCGTACTGGAAGAGGCGGGCTTCCTTTTCACCCGATACCGTCGCATCTGA
- the treZ gene encoding malto-oligosyltrehalose trehalohydrolase, which yields MRFEVWAPFARERVTLRFDSDGVSMAMAPDPERPGWWTAEAPARDGTRYGFAVDGGPVRPDPRSRRLPDGPEGPSAVFLPDGYTWRHPWPGRGLRGAVLYELHIGTFTPEGTLDAAAGHLGELAELGVTHVELMPLCPFPGVHGWGYDGVAPWAVHEPYGGPEALKRFTDAAHGHGLGVVLDVVHNHLGPSGNQLPAFGPYLTDAHRTPWGPAVNLDRPGSDEVREYLLGSALMWLREHRLDGLRLDAVHALADERALTFLEELSTAVDRLGDELGRPLFLIAESDLNDPRTTASRTAGGLGLHAQWNDDFHHGLHTLLTGESQGYYADFAADPRAALARSLTRVWFHDGTYSSFRGRTHGRPVDTLAGPVHRFVGFAQSHDQIGNRAAGDRLSALLSPGLLACAAALVLTGPFTPMLFMGEEWGAGTPWQYFTDHTDPETARRVREGRRAEFAAHGWSAGEVPDPQDPETRNRSVLDRAERTREPHARLLAWHRELIALRRAQPDLTDPDQATVDVSYDTSGGTDRYAVRRGELRILYNLGRTPARFPVGTDARVLASWNPSPGPDPAGDLELGPESCAVVRTP from the coding sequence GTGCGGTTCGAGGTGTGGGCGCCCTTCGCGCGCGAACGGGTGACCCTGCGGTTCGACAGCGACGGTGTATCCATGGCAATGGCACCGGATCCGGAGCGCCCCGGCTGGTGGACGGCCGAGGCGCCCGCCCGTGACGGCACCCGCTACGGCTTCGCCGTCGACGGCGGTCCCGTACGGCCCGACCCGCGCTCGCGCCGCCTGCCCGACGGGCCCGAAGGGCCCAGCGCGGTCTTCCTCCCGGACGGCTACACCTGGCGGCACCCGTGGCCGGGCCGGGGGCTGCGCGGGGCGGTGCTGTACGAACTGCACATCGGCACCTTCACCCCCGAAGGCACCCTGGACGCCGCCGCCGGGCACCTCGGGGAGCTGGCGGAGCTGGGCGTCACCCATGTGGAGCTGATGCCGCTCTGCCCGTTCCCCGGGGTGCACGGCTGGGGGTACGACGGGGTGGCCCCGTGGGCGGTCCATGAACCGTACGGCGGGCCGGAGGCGCTCAAACGGTTCACCGACGCGGCGCACGGGCACGGCCTCGGGGTGGTGCTGGACGTGGTCCACAACCACCTGGGCCCGTCCGGGAACCAGCTGCCCGCCTTCGGCCCGTATCTGACGGACGCCCACCGCACCCCCTGGGGCCCCGCGGTCAATCTGGACCGGCCCGGCTCGGACGAGGTACGGGAGTATCTGCTGGGCAGTGCGCTGATGTGGCTGCGGGAACACCGGCTGGACGGGCTGCGGCTCGACGCGGTGCACGCGCTCGCCGACGAGCGGGCCCTGACCTTCCTGGAGGAGCTGTCGACGGCCGTCGACCGGCTCGGGGATGAGCTGGGGCGGCCGCTGTTCCTGATCGCGGAGTCCGACCTCAACGACCCGCGGACCACCGCTTCGCGCACGGCGGGCGGCCTCGGGCTGCACGCCCAGTGGAACGACGACTTCCACCACGGGCTGCACACCCTGCTGACGGGCGAGTCCCAGGGCTACTACGCGGACTTCGCCGCCGACCCCCGGGCCGCGCTGGCCCGCTCCCTGACCCGGGTCTGGTTCCACGACGGTACGTACTCCTCGTTCCGCGGCCGCACCCACGGACGCCCGGTGGACACCCTGGCCGGGCCCGTCCACCGCTTCGTGGGCTTCGCCCAGAGCCATGACCAGATCGGCAACCGGGCCGCCGGGGACCGGCTGTCAGCGCTGCTCTCCCCCGGGCTGCTGGCCTGCGCCGCGGCCCTGGTGCTGACCGGGCCGTTCACCCCGATGCTGTTCATGGGCGAGGAATGGGGGGCGGGCACGCCCTGGCAGTACTTCACCGACCACACCGACCCGGAGACGGCCCGGAGGGTACGGGAGGGGCGGCGGGCCGAGTTCGCGGCCCACGGCTGGTCCGCCGGCGAGGTCCCCGACCCGCAGGACCCGGAAACCCGGAACCGCTCCGTACTCGACCGCGCCGAGCGGACCCGCGAACCGCACGCCCGGCTGCTGGCCTGGCACCGGGAGCTGATCGCGCTGCGCCGTGCCCAGCCCGACCTCACGGACCCCGACCAGGCGACGGTGGACGTCTCGTACGACACCTCCGGCGGTACCGACCGCTACGCGGTCCGCCGCGGCGAACTGCGCATCCTGTACAACCTGGGCCGCACCCCGGCCCGCTTCCCGGTCGGCACGGACGCCCGGGTGCTGGCCTCCTGGAACCCGTCGCCCGGCCCGGACCCGGCCGGGGACCTGGAGCTGGGACCGGAGTCGTGCGCGGTGGTCCGGACGCCGTGA
- a CDS encoding nucleoside/nucleotide kinase family protein, with product MSDAPDTSDVRFAPLPAPLVERARALARDGRRVLGIAGAPGAGKSVLAARLAAALGGDRAVVVPMDGFHLARAELVRLGRAHRKGAPDTFDAHGYLALLARLRAPEPGVTVYAPAFDRALEEPVAGAVPVPPEIPLVVTEGNYLLHDDGPWARVRPLLDEVWYVEPDDTDRVRRLVARHIAFGRAPEDARRWVDRSDEANARLVVRGRSRADLVVPSY from the coding sequence GTGTCCGACGCCCCAGACACCTCCGACGTTCGTTTCGCCCCGCTGCCCGCACCCCTCGTCGAGCGCGCCCGCGCGCTCGCCCGGGACGGCAGGCGGGTGCTCGGCATCGCCGGAGCGCCCGGGGCCGGGAAGTCCGTGCTGGCCGCACGGCTCGCCGCCGCGCTCGGCGGCGACCGGGCCGTCGTCGTCCCCATGGACGGCTTCCACCTCGCCCGGGCGGAGCTGGTACGGCTCGGCCGCGCCCACCGCAAGGGCGCACCCGACACCTTCGACGCCCATGGATATCTGGCACTGCTGGCCCGGCTGCGCGCCCCCGAACCCGGGGTCACGGTCTATGCGCCCGCCTTCGACCGCGCCCTGGAGGAGCCGGTCGCCGGAGCCGTACCCGTACCGCCCGAAATACCGCTCGTCGTCACCGAGGGCAACTACCTCCTCCACGACGACGGCCCCTGGGCCCGGGTCCGGCCCCTGCTCGACGAGGTCTGGTACGTCGAACCCGACGACACCGACCGGGTCCGCCGGCTCGTCGCCCGGCATATCGCCTTCGGCCGGGCGCCCGAGGACGCCCGGCGCTGGGTGGACCGCTCCGACGAGGCCAACGCCCGGCTCGTGGTCCGCGGCCGCTCCCGCGCCGACCTCGTCGTCCCCTCGTACTGA
- a CDS encoding GNAT family N-acetyltransferase translates to MTELVIRALSTSDAQLFHTLPDPLGIGRTLSDITHRPEWQRIALRDGRVVARAAWWGGPDDTSPVNLNWFDFADGEEEAGSELLRSAPWSVGYDLLLPPGWREDPALRAAGESRIRAAEAAGMRVLVERYRYRWTPGNGLPERPGRLVFRPEPDDEVILDVLRRVHSVTLDAHALRAIEQGGLDRAAREELEFFHWAPSPRAWWRLAYTADGERVGLQIPLHVPAGPAVGYIGVLPEARGHGYAYDLLVECLHDLVGYGAESVLGATDQPNVPMAKHFARAGFPVIQERIDLVPAD, encoded by the coding sequence ATGACCGAACTGGTCATCCGCGCGCTCTCCACGAGCGACGCCCAGCTATTCCACACCCTGCCCGACCCGCTGGGCATCGGCCGGACCCTGTCCGACATCACCCACCGCCCCGAATGGCAGCGGATCGCCCTGCGCGACGGCCGTGTCGTCGCCCGGGCCGCCTGGTGGGGCGGGCCCGACGACACCTCCCCCGTCAACCTCAACTGGTTCGACTTCGCCGACGGCGAGGAGGAGGCGGGCAGCGAACTGCTCCGCAGCGCGCCCTGGTCCGTGGGCTACGACCTGCTGCTGCCGCCCGGCTGGCGCGAGGACCCCGCGCTCAGGGCGGCCGGCGAGAGCCGCATCCGGGCGGCCGAGGCGGCCGGGATGCGGGTGCTCGTGGAGCGCTACCGCTACCGCTGGACCCCCGGGAACGGCCTGCCGGAGCGCCCCGGGCGGCTGGTGTTCCGCCCCGAGCCCGACGACGAGGTGATCCTCGACGTCCTCCGCCGGGTCCACTCGGTGACCCTGGACGCGCACGCCCTGCGCGCGATCGAACAGGGCGGTCTCGACCGGGCGGCCCGGGAGGAGCTGGAGTTCTTCCACTGGGCACCCTCCCCGCGCGCATGGTGGCGTCTGGCGTACACCGCCGACGGCGAAAGGGTGGGCCTGCAGATCCCGCTGCACGTCCCGGCGGGGCCCGCGGTGGGCTATATCGGGGTCCTCCCCGAGGCCCGCGGCCACGGCTATGCGTACGACCTGCTGGTGGAGTGCCTGCACGATCTGGTGGGCTACGGCGCCGAGTCCGTGCTGGGCGCGACGGACCAGCCGAACGTCCCGATGGCCAAGCACTTCGCCCGCGCGGGCTTCCCCGTGATCCAGGAGCGCATCGACCTGGTCCCGGCGGACTGA
- the msrB gene encoding peptide-methionine (R)-S-oxide reductase MsrB, which yields MAYEIDKPDEQWRAELNPAEYQVLRQAGTEPAFTGEYTDTTTEGVYSCRACGAELFRSDTKFPSHCGWPSFYDPKDSDAVELLQDSSHGMVRTEVRCARCGSHLGHVFEGEGYPTPTDQRYCINSISLKLTPDGAEG from the coding sequence ATGGCGTACGAGATCGACAAGCCGGACGAGCAGTGGCGCGCCGAGCTGAACCCCGCCGAGTACCAGGTGCTCCGGCAGGCCGGTACCGAACCGGCGTTCACCGGTGAGTACACGGACACCACCACCGAAGGCGTCTACTCCTGCCGGGCGTGCGGGGCGGAGCTGTTCCGCTCCGACACGAAGTTCCCCTCCCACTGCGGCTGGCCGTCCTTCTACGACCCCAAGGACTCCGACGCGGTCGAACTGCTCCAGGACAGCTCCCACGGCATGGTCCGTACGGAGGTGAGGTGCGCCCGCTGCGGATCGCACCTCGGTCATGTGTTCGAGGGGGAGGGTTATCCGACCCCGACGGACCAGCGCTACTGCATCAACTCGATTTCCCTGAAGCTGACGCCGGACGGCGCCGAGGGCTGA